The following proteins come from a genomic window of Schistocerca cancellata isolate TAMUIC-IGC-003103 chromosome 10, iqSchCanc2.1, whole genome shotgun sequence:
- the LOC126106237 gene encoding piggyBac transposable element-derived protein 2-like, with the protein MYWAEATRFSPIADSMPRNRFDKLRNYLHVNDNTKMKQREDPDYDKLFKVRPFVDKLKQGFSIIEPEEYHSVDELIIAFKGHSSLKQYVKSKPHKWGIKVFARAGSSGIVYDFEIYQGKGTVHNYTGLGISCDIVIRLVEGLPKYKNFEVFTDNWFTSYNLISALKNYGISAVGTVRPTRLQGCNLKADSELKKQGRGSYDYRTETERNIIVLKWYDNKSVVLASSYKGVSPVEPVKRWVSGTTKIY; encoded by the coding sequence ATGTACTGGGCAGAggctacaagattttctccaataGCTGACTCAATGCCTAGAAATAGATTTGATAAgctaagaaattatttacatgtgaatgaCAACACTAAAATGAAACAAAGAGAGGACCCTGATTATGACAAGCTGTTCAAGGTGAGACCATTTGTTGACAAACTTAAACAAGGTTTTTCAATTATTGAACCTGAGGAATATCATTCAGTGGATGAATTAATCATTGCTTTCAAAGGTCATTCATCcctgaaacagtatgtaaaaagcaAACCACATAAGTGGGGTATAAAAGTTTTTGCCCGTGCTGGTTCTAGTGGAATTGTGTACGATTTTGAAATATACCAAGGGAAAGGAACTGTACATAATTATACTGGTCTTGGTATAAGTTGTGATATTGTGATAAGGCTTGTGGAAGgactgccaaaatataaaaattttgaagtgtttacagacaattggttcacctcttacaatcTTATTTCTGCCCTGAAAAACTATGGCATTTCGGCTGTTGGAACTGTTAGACCCACAAGACTTCAAGGCTGCAATCTAAAAGCAGACAGTGAGCTGAAAAAGCAGGGACGAGGATCATACGATTATCGAACTGAAACAGAAAGGAACATCATAGTGCTGAAGTGGTATGATAACAAGTCTGTCGTTCTTGCATCATCATACAAAGGAGTAAGTCCAGTAGAACCAGTGAAACGTTGGGTCAGTGGGACAACGAAAATATATTGA